Below is a window of Solanum stenotomum isolate F172 chromosome 7, ASM1918654v1, whole genome shotgun sequence DNA.
ATATAAGACTGAGCtcatttttgaagaaataattaagaaaaaaaaactacaatcACTAGTTTATTTATCAAactctaaattaattaaaattatagtttatattttttttctcttttgcaaaataaaataaaacttatatctaaaatattgactctatttgttttgtaattttCTACCAAAACTAACTtactaaaatgaaataaaattaaaatatcaaaatgacaaaattaatcaaatcttaTATTCTGTgtgttgtatttttaaaaaatatttttgtcttttgaaGGAATATATATCACATGAAGCTTTATCTTGATACTCACCAATGCTAAATTTGATGATTACTTGCGTGGTCAGGAGAACATATTAATTGTTCGCTGTAATCATTCGATTAATTCATGATTCGTTCATCATTCAAGTAGTTTACATTACTATTACACGAGGTCAAATAAAACATCCTTCTAGCTCTTTCGTGCTCTTTTCGTTccaatttatgttatatttttcggattttgagattcaaacaagtctatctttgactgtaaattttttatatatcttttaattattttgaattgccaattattgtgacttatagtactttttacgtggtttacaaatatataaatttcatttcaaaaaaattgaagattccacGTGCAAATTTCttgtcaaacttaaactatttgactctcaaaaaatgaaaagtgtcacataaattagaacggAGGAAGTATTATTTATTACGTCAAACCTTAAATCAAAGATTTAGTGAATGATTGAAttaattttgttgttaaaatcctttacaaaaaagaaaaaactaatatTCTTAATAAACAAACTTTAGACCAAACAATAATCTcacgttattttataaaaaaatcatttttttctcaaaatatatttttacacaacaataacaacaacatactcaataTAATCCCTACAAAATGAGGTTTGAGGAGGATAAAATGTACGTTGACCTGACCACtccttagaggtaaaaagattGTTTCTTATAGACCCTTAGctcaagaaataaaaatagtgctaagcaatatagagaaaaaaaaaagtgaaatgaaGAAAGATATGGTAAAATACTATAGACAAACTGACAAATCATCCTAAACACTAGTTATAACAAGATAAAATGATAATCAAAATGTAAAAGAAGGCACATGTAATAACCAAACTCAAAAGACAAATAACTACGAAAGTAATACTAAGACTAATAGTGTAGAAAAATAAGAGACACAACACTCATCTATCTATCTAATGGTCTACCCTAATTTGTGTGCACCATAActtcctatctaaggtcatgtcttTGGTAAGCTAAAACTACGTCATATCTCGTCTAATcacctctctcaaatatttctttgtCATGCCTCTACCTCTCCTGAAACCATCTATAGTCAACTTCTCATATCTTCAAACTGTGGCATTTGTGTATCTTCTCTACACATGTCCGAACCATCTCAATTTCGTTTCCACATTTTTCCCTCTATCAAGACCACTATTACCTTGTCTCGGATACCTTCATTCTTAATCTTATATCTCCTAGTATGTCCACACAttcatctcaatatcctcaTCTTTACAATTTTCATTTTCTGAACGTGAAAGCTCTTTACTGGCCAAGACCTCCATACAACATAGTCGGTGTAACCACCACTCCATCaaacttgtttttaaattttgataataCCTTCTTATCGCATATGACTTTGAATACGAGCCTCCATTTCATATATCTTGACacgaaaaattaaaagattcataagttaataaaaaatatgtatatattactatataagaaaaggGAATAAGTATTCACCACAAGTCAACATGTGTTCcaataagaagagggaataaccaatatatttataaaaagaaatgtcatataaaataaaatggagagagcattgatttttcaaaatggaaaaggacaaaacacatatagaattaaaagacatataaaaaaaagttggtttaactctcaaacataaaaagtaacatatgttattaaaaactttaataaaaagtactataatttataataaataataacttaaaatatctacaagacaacaaaaaaaaagcctaatttttgtactgcttCTGTCACACAAATtaggattgggatgattttaaaattttaattttggttatacattataaaatagccgaaaaattgaatgatataatttttttaaaaataaccgaatgaatcgtcctatcgataaccttaatgttacttctactctatttatttttacttaaatctagaaagatatgcttcatttctaccctcaatcttatcgctacatttatttgctatttaaaattgaaattaaaaagacaaatgacaaataaatttctatattagctcacttatgagcaaaatatattataacaatctttactaattttataacaatacataaactatactccctccgtcccatattagatgacACTTTCAACTTTACACGatgattaagaaatcattaataaattggaagacttcaccattttgccctttgtttatatcaatgcacattgaaatgagttacaaaaaatacacatacaatataggaatggtcatattaattgtagggataaaatgaaaaagaattaattaattttatcctaatttaataagtgctcaaataatatgaaaaaatatttttagtaagattctcatTTAATATGAGACAGAGAGAataacaatataactttatggacaaattacttaaatacactcctttacttaccttaatatttatttatccctacttatttttaaaatttcaaaaatcccttatttatctatgtatcccgcatgtgtcccgtgcacaacgctatgtttcccgctatgtggaatgtatcaaacgctatgtatcccgtgcacaacgctatgtatcccgcatgtatcccgtgcacaacgttatgtatcctgctatgtggaatgtatcaaacctaatgtatcccgtgcacaacgctatgtatcccgctatgtgaaatgtatcaaacctaatgtatcccgtgcacaacactatgtatcctgcaaacatcatttttaagggattttttataaatagaaaactagaagaaataggatgttatttagtacttataatatgtggttcctataatttatactaacTTTATTAATATTGGGCCCAGGCAGCGCCCGAgctttctttactagtatatatataaagagttattaCCAAACAAAATATTACCGGTGATCGGTTGGCCTAATACTAGAAATTCCCAACTGGATTAATTTCCCGTTACTCATCCAGAGTGAAGCAAAAGCTCCGTCCGGTGCCTCGTCGGAGAGAGATAAAGTAAGAGAAAATCTTGAAATTGTCGTCGGaggaaggaagaagaaaagtatGGGTGTGGACTATTACAAGGTTCTTCAGGTGGACCGAAATGCCAAAGATGATGACCTCAAAAAAGCCTATCGAAAACTCGCTATGAAATGGCATCCTGATAAGAACCCTAATAACAAGAAAGAAGCTGAAGccaaattcaaacaaatctCTGAAGCCTACGATGTAATTACACTTCTCAAACTTCACGGGTTCGATTTATTTTTTCCGATTATGAATTTGTTGTTAATTCTgagaagaaaaaacagaaaTTTGCATAACCGATTATTCTAATTTTCAAGTGCTGATCAATTTCCGTAATTTGATGTTAATTTTgaacaagaaaaagatataGATCTCTGAGTTTTGAGATGTAATAGGTAACCTTAATTTTCATAAGTTcgatttattttcattttccacAAATTTATAGTTAATTTTGAAGAATTTATTGCAGGTTTTGAGTGATCCACAGAAGAGAGTAGTGTATGATCAATATGGAGAAGAGGGGTTGAAAGGGCAGGTGCCACCGCCAGGTGCTGGTGGATTTTCCGGCCCTTCAGATGGGGGTGGTCATGGGTCGTTTCGATTCAACCCGCGTAGTGCTGATGATATATTCTCCGAATTCTTTGGGTTTTCGACCCCGTATGGTGGGATGGGAGATATGGGTGGACGGGCTGGTGGTCCAAGTTTTTCAAGGGGTATGTTTGGGGAAGATATTTTCACTTCGTTCAGGAATGCTGCTGGCGAAGGTGCATCTGGTAATGCACCACGAAAGGCTGCTCCGATAGAGCGGAACCTTCCTTGTAGTTTGGAGGATCTATATAAGGGAACCACCAAGAAGATGAAGATATCCAGAGAAGTTACTGATGCTACTGGGTGAGTTTTCAGAGTATGCCCTCAGTGATAAAAATCGtacattttccccttttttcttgaataaacaattttaaGTTGATGTTTGTCAGGAGTTAGACTTGTTGTTTGGGTAGGGATGAGAGTGAGACTTAGAGAACCTCTATGAAGGAAAAGTGTTGCGTATAGATATCAAGGATTTAGGCATATCTTATGGATATGCTCATGATTGAGGTATATCTTTTGGAGATGGTCACGTTAATGGTGGttgatttttaagttaaaaatttgTAATAGAATCATTTATGTGCAGACTTAACTTGAAAAGAAAGATTTATACAGTACAATCCTAACTAATCTGATTGAGGCATAGTTGATTGATTCATATTAATGTTTAATTTAAATGTGGTGGCAATAGCTTTGtatttatcatttttgtttttacaatGGGATGATCTGAGTGAATGCTATTTAATGCACTGGCTGAACTCAAATATGAAAACCCTTGTGTTAAAGATGGTGGTACATGTTGCCAATGGGAGGTATAAATCCTAGAAGAGACAAAAATGTTAAGTGATTTCTTCCGATCTAttctagccttggtggacagagttaccaGGTACATGTTGCCGGTGGCAAGTGGTACGTATCTAGTGGAATAGTCGAGGTGCGTGCAAGCTGACCCAGACACCACAATTGTTAAAAAAGGGACTATGTTTCATTGTATGTGTCTCAAGCACTTTAGGGGTTCAAATTGTGAAGAGAAAggaatatgaatatttattaaaaagagGGAGGGAGCGGGACGGGGGTGGGGGGGtcagaggaagaggaagagagaAGGATTATGTATGATGCATTTTTATGTTGGGTAGTCGGcagttggtttggttttcctTTTTTGTCTTTATAGCATAACCTTGTTAAGGCTGAATTATCATTTATATTGTGCAAATGGAGCATATCGTGGCCAATTGTTATTTTCTGTAGTGTGAAGTGTGTTAGGTAGTTCAGTCGGAAAATTCCTTTTTGCTTGAATGTGGGAGAAGTTCTTGACTAGTTATAGCTGAACTTCCGTTGCTGGTAGCTGCTAGATCAATTAACACATCCCTAGGGTTGTCAAAGGCTTACTTAAGCCCCTAAGCAAGGCTCAAAACATGTTGAGTGCTTTGCCTCGCTCAATGTGCCCTTTAGTGTCTTCATTAAGGTTCTAAGATAAATTTTTCCTTGAGAATGATTGTGCCCGAAGAGGCGACATTAAACAATTTGgtatttcactttttcataaaaaaaaaatcaatttctttgtccatatatttgttattcatgCTTATATTTACTtgtcttggactaaacatatatatatcttcAGAGGGTCGAGAAGAGTCTAGCAAGGTGGTAGAAAAGATATTTGTCAAAGGGTGGGAAGG
It encodes the following:
- the LOC125871715 gene encoding uncharacterized protein LOC125871715 codes for the protein MGVDYYKVLQVDRNAKDDDLKKAYRKLAMKWHPDKNPNNKKEAEAKFKQISEAYDVLSDPQKRVVYDQYGEEGLKGQVPPPGAGGFSGPSDGGGHGSFRFNPRSADDIFSEFFGFSTPYGGMGDMGGRAGGPSFSRGMFGEDIFTSFRNAAGEGASGNAPRKAAPIERNLPCSLEDLYKGTTKKMKISREVTDATGRPSTTEEILTIDIKPGWKKGTKITFPEKGNEQRGIIPSDLVFIIDEKPHSVFKRDGNDLVVTQKIPLVEALTGYTAQITTLDGRNLTVPINSIISPNYEEVIKGEGMPIPKEPSRKGNLRVKFNIKFPSKLTSEQKAGIKRYLT